From Toxotes jaculatrix isolate fToxJac2 chromosome 1, fToxJac2.pri, whole genome shotgun sequence, a single genomic window includes:
- the katnb1 gene encoding katanin p80 WD40 repeat-containing subunit B1 isoform X1, whose amino-acid sequence MAAANTTKISWRLQEFEAHSSSVSCLALGKSSGRLLATGGEDCRVNIWAVSKANCIMSLTGHKNPVECVQFNMSEEQVVAGSQSGSIRVWDLEAAKSETQFILCVRACVCACVHVCVCDSAASSSPVLRTLMGHKANITSLGFHPFGDFLASSSMDTNIKLWDVRRKGYVFRYKGHTQAVRSLAFSPDGKWLASASDDCTVKLWDLTQGKTITEFKSHTAAINIVQFHPNEYLLASGSCDRTIKLWDLEKFTMIGSLEGDTSPIRCIFFSPDGGCLYSGATDSLRVFGWEPDRCFDVVPVGWGKVSDLAVCNQQLIGVSHQLSSVSSYVVDLKRVKKSGGSVIQGIIQDNQPLTEPKDPKGSALRRNYERPTTTCSSQRVKQRSDADRRSPEGERRSPSEDEADEKASSAEIHNAEDYKEIFQPKNAISRTPPKISEPFPAPPEDETILAIGRQLKDMISPFPDKQQAPPLASSTPVQRVEPTVVSCAKRPASSEVGPSSSNPTSCPPQPPITTAKSKPQPKIILSTRNEPIGLNVADFLPSSPNHRPGALSDDEALSQIKKGHDTMCVMLSSRHKNLETVRAVWAREDIKSALDAAVSMNDLSIVVDILNIINLQPSLWKLDLCTTILPQIDKLLQSKYESYMQTGCTSLKLIMKHFWMLISDTLKAAPSVGVDITREERHQKCRTCCKQLKNLSNMVKNKAAQVGRHGSAFRELQLLMAPLDDAL is encoded by the exons ATGGCTGCGGCCAACACCACCAAGATCTCATGGCGACTGC AGGAGTTCGAGGCTCACTCCAGCAGCGTTTCCTGTTTGGCTCTGGGGAAAAGCTCCGGCCGCCTGCTGGCCACAGGAGGGGAGGACTGCAGGGTGAACATCTGGGCCGTGAGCAAGGCCAACTGCATCATG agtctgaCCGGTCACAAGAACCCGGTGGAGTGTGTCCAGTTCAACATGTCAGAGGAGCAGGTCGTCGCTGGTTCACAGTCTGGATCAATACGAGTCTGGGACCTGGAGGCAGCCAAGAGTGAGACCcagtttattctgtgtgtgcgtgcgtgcgtgtgtgcgtgtgtgcatgtgtgtgtttgtgactctgctgcttcctcttctccaGTTTTAAGGACTCTGATGGGACACAAAGCAAACATCACCAGTCTGGGCTTCCATCCATTTGGAGACTTCCTCGCCTCCAGCTCCATGGACACAAACATCAag CTGTGGGACGTTCGGCGGAAAGGATATGTGTTCAGGTATAAG GGTCACACTCAGGCGGTGAGGAGTCTCGCCTTCAGTCCTGATGGGAAGTGGTTGGCTTCAGCCAGTGACGATTGCACCGTAAAG CTGTGGGACCTGACACAGGGAAAGACAATCACAGAGTTCAAATCTCACACTGCAGCCATCAACATCGTCCAGTTCCACCCCAACGAGTACCTGCTGGCCTCAGGCAGCTGTGACAG GACCATCAAACTGTGGGATCTGGAGAAATTTACTATGATTGGCTCATTGGAGGGAGACACGTCTCCCATCAG GTGTATATTTTTCAGTCCGGATGGTGGCTGTCTGTACAGCGGGGCCACGGACTCTCTGCGGGTCTTTGGCTGGGAGCCCGACCGCTGCTTCGACGTGGTCCCGGTGGGCTGGGGGAAAGTCTCAGACCTGGCCGTCTGCAACCAGCAGCTC atCGGTGTGTCTCATCAGCTGTCCAGTGTGTCCTCCTACGTTGTCGATCTGAAAAGAGTGAAGAAGAGCGGCGGCTCTGTGATCCAGGGAATCATCCAGGACAACCAGCCGCTCACAGAGCCGAAGGATCCCAAAGGATCCGCGCTGAGGAGGAACTACGAGAGACCCacaaccacctgcagctcacagAG AGTGAAACAGAGGTCAGATGCTGATAGGCGGAGCCCTGAAGGTGAGAGGCGGAGCCCCAGTGAGGATGAGGCAGATGAGAAAGCGTCATCAGCTGAGATCCACAACGCTGAGGACTACAAGGAGATCTTCCAGCCCAAGAACGCCATCT cTCGGACCCCTCCCAAGATATCGGAGCCTTTCCCTGCTCCTCCAGAGGACG AGACCATCTTAGCAATCGGCCGTCAGCTGAAGGACATGATTTCCCCGTTTCCGGACAAGCAGCAG GCTCCTCCGCTGGCCTCCTCCACTCCTGTCCAGAGGGTGGAGCCTACAGTGGTCTCCTGTGCGAAGCGTCCGGCCTCCTCGGAGGTGGGCCCGTCGTCCTCCAACCCCACCTCCTGCCCCCCTCAGCCTCCCATCACCACGGCCAAGTCTAAACCACAACCTAAAATCATCCTGAGCACCAGGAACGAGCCCATCGGGCTGAACGTGGCCGACTTCCTGCCT TCTTCTCCCAACCACAGACCCGGAGCTCTGAGCGATGACGAGGCTCTGTCTCAGATCAAGAAGGGTCACGACACCATGTGTGTGATGCTGAGCAGCCGACACAAGAACCTGGAGACGGTCCGAGCCGTGTGGGCCAGAGAGGACATCAAG agtgCTTTGGACGCTGCTGTCTCCATGAATGACCTGTCTATAGTTGTGGACATCCTCAACATCATCAACCTCCAAcc GTCTTTGTGGAAACTGGATCTTTGCACGACGATTCTCCCTCAGATTGACAAACTGCTGCAGAGTAAATACGAGAG CTACATGCAGACTGGCTGTACGTCTCTGAAGCTCATCATGAAACATTTCTGGATGCTGATCTCAGACACGCTGAAGGCGGCGCCGTCCGTTGGAGTCGACATCACACGAGAGGAGCG ACACCAGAAGTGCAGAACGTGCTGTAAGCAGCTGAAGAACCTGAGTAACATGGTGAAGAACAAGGCGGCGCAGGTCGGTCGACACGGCAGCGCcttcagagagctgcagctgctcatgGCTCCGCTCGACGACGCGCTCTGA
- the katnb1 gene encoding katanin p80 WD40 repeat-containing subunit B1 isoform X2, whose product MAAANTTKISWRLQEFEAHSSSVSCLALGKSSGRLLATGGEDCRVNIWAVSKANCIMSLTGHKNPVECVQFNMSEEQVVAGSQSGSIRVWDLEAAKILRTLMGHKANITSLGFHPFGDFLASSSMDTNIKLWDVRRKGYVFRYKGHTQAVRSLAFSPDGKWLASASDDCTVKLWDLTQGKTITEFKSHTAAINIVQFHPNEYLLASGSCDRTIKLWDLEKFTMIGSLEGDTSPIRCIFFSPDGGCLYSGATDSLRVFGWEPDRCFDVVPVGWGKVSDLAVCNQQLIGVSHQLSSVSSYVVDLKRVKKSGGSVIQGIIQDNQPLTEPKDPKGSALRRNYERPTTTCSSQRVKQRSDADRRSPEGERRSPSEDEADEKASSAEIHNAEDYKEIFQPKNAISRTPPKISEPFPAPPEDETILAIGRQLKDMISPFPDKQQAPPLASSTPVQRVEPTVVSCAKRPASSEVGPSSSNPTSCPPQPPITTAKSKPQPKIILSTRNEPIGLNVADFLPSSPNHRPGALSDDEALSQIKKGHDTMCVMLSSRHKNLETVRAVWAREDIKSALDAAVSMNDLSIVVDILNIINLQPSLWKLDLCTTILPQIDKLLQSKYESYMQTGCTSLKLIMKHFWMLISDTLKAAPSVGVDITREERHQKCRTCCKQLKNLSNMVKNKAAQVGRHGSAFRELQLLMAPLDDAL is encoded by the exons ATGGCTGCGGCCAACACCACCAAGATCTCATGGCGACTGC AGGAGTTCGAGGCTCACTCCAGCAGCGTTTCCTGTTTGGCTCTGGGGAAAAGCTCCGGCCGCCTGCTGGCCACAGGAGGGGAGGACTGCAGGGTGAACATCTGGGCCGTGAGCAAGGCCAACTGCATCATG agtctgaCCGGTCACAAGAACCCGGTGGAGTGTGTCCAGTTCAACATGTCAGAGGAGCAGGTCGTCGCTGGTTCACAGTCTGGATCAATACGAGTCTGGGACCTGGAGGCAGCCAAGA TTTTAAGGACTCTGATGGGACACAAAGCAAACATCACCAGTCTGGGCTTCCATCCATTTGGAGACTTCCTCGCCTCCAGCTCCATGGACACAAACATCAag CTGTGGGACGTTCGGCGGAAAGGATATGTGTTCAGGTATAAG GGTCACACTCAGGCGGTGAGGAGTCTCGCCTTCAGTCCTGATGGGAAGTGGTTGGCTTCAGCCAGTGACGATTGCACCGTAAAG CTGTGGGACCTGACACAGGGAAAGACAATCACAGAGTTCAAATCTCACACTGCAGCCATCAACATCGTCCAGTTCCACCCCAACGAGTACCTGCTGGCCTCAGGCAGCTGTGACAG GACCATCAAACTGTGGGATCTGGAGAAATTTACTATGATTGGCTCATTGGAGGGAGACACGTCTCCCATCAG GTGTATATTTTTCAGTCCGGATGGTGGCTGTCTGTACAGCGGGGCCACGGACTCTCTGCGGGTCTTTGGCTGGGAGCCCGACCGCTGCTTCGACGTGGTCCCGGTGGGCTGGGGGAAAGTCTCAGACCTGGCCGTCTGCAACCAGCAGCTC atCGGTGTGTCTCATCAGCTGTCCAGTGTGTCCTCCTACGTTGTCGATCTGAAAAGAGTGAAGAAGAGCGGCGGCTCTGTGATCCAGGGAATCATCCAGGACAACCAGCCGCTCACAGAGCCGAAGGATCCCAAAGGATCCGCGCTGAGGAGGAACTACGAGAGACCCacaaccacctgcagctcacagAG AGTGAAACAGAGGTCAGATGCTGATAGGCGGAGCCCTGAAGGTGAGAGGCGGAGCCCCAGTGAGGATGAGGCAGATGAGAAAGCGTCATCAGCTGAGATCCACAACGCTGAGGACTACAAGGAGATCTTCCAGCCCAAGAACGCCATCT cTCGGACCCCTCCCAAGATATCGGAGCCTTTCCCTGCTCCTCCAGAGGACG AGACCATCTTAGCAATCGGCCGTCAGCTGAAGGACATGATTTCCCCGTTTCCGGACAAGCAGCAG GCTCCTCCGCTGGCCTCCTCCACTCCTGTCCAGAGGGTGGAGCCTACAGTGGTCTCCTGTGCGAAGCGTCCGGCCTCCTCGGAGGTGGGCCCGTCGTCCTCCAACCCCACCTCCTGCCCCCCTCAGCCTCCCATCACCACGGCCAAGTCTAAACCACAACCTAAAATCATCCTGAGCACCAGGAACGAGCCCATCGGGCTGAACGTGGCCGACTTCCTGCCT TCTTCTCCCAACCACAGACCCGGAGCTCTGAGCGATGACGAGGCTCTGTCTCAGATCAAGAAGGGTCACGACACCATGTGTGTGATGCTGAGCAGCCGACACAAGAACCTGGAGACGGTCCGAGCCGTGTGGGCCAGAGAGGACATCAAG agtgCTTTGGACGCTGCTGTCTCCATGAATGACCTGTCTATAGTTGTGGACATCCTCAACATCATCAACCTCCAAcc GTCTTTGTGGAAACTGGATCTTTGCACGACGATTCTCCCTCAGATTGACAAACTGCTGCAGAGTAAATACGAGAG CTACATGCAGACTGGCTGTACGTCTCTGAAGCTCATCATGAAACATTTCTGGATGCTGATCTCAGACACGCTGAAGGCGGCGCCGTCCGTTGGAGTCGACATCACACGAGAGGAGCG ACACCAGAAGTGCAGAACGTGCTGTAAGCAGCTGAAGAACCTGAGTAACATGGTGAAGAACAAGGCGGCGCAGGTCGGTCGACACGGCAGCGCcttcagagagctgcagctgctcatgGCTCCGCTCGACGACGCGCTCTGA